The following DNA comes from Micromonospora chokoriensis.
TTATTGCCAACGACACCGCCGACCAGCGCTCCCAGTTCATCCTGGTCAACTCCACCAAGGCACTCCCCAAGGGCCTCATCCACGAGTTGCTGCCAGGCGCCTCCGGTGCGCTGCCCACCCCGTTGCGGGTCCGCCAACTGCCTGCCACCCTGCTCGAAAAGCTCAACTTCGATGAGCTGCGGTCCCCGCTCTACCGGATGATCCAGATGCCCACCAACCCAGGCGGCCACGTCAAAGACAACTCGGTATTGCGGATGCTAGAGAACAGCCTGTCGGACGGAGCCCTTTATCGATTCCGCAACGACGAAGCGCTGCCGTACACCGGCGAGATGTTCACCCTACTCTGCAACTTTTGGGCGGCGGTGAAGCAGGTCTTTCCTGATGCGTGGAACAAGCCTCCTCGCAGGTCACGTCTGATGCACGGTGCCGGGATTATCAGCATGGGGTACCTCATGGACGCGATCAGCCACGTCCGCGACGATGGCAACGGCATCATTGAGTCGGACGAGTTCGCCGCTGATCTCAAGGTTATCGCTGACGACTGCCACTGGACCGAGGGTGAATGGGTCTTTAGCGATGGCGTTGCACGCAAGTGGAACGACATCCAGAACACTCCCCGAGACATCCACCGTGTCGCGGACTTCCTCCAGAGCCGCTACCGATCCAGCCAGGTGGCGCGAGGACGATGAAGTGGGTGGCTGTGTGCGGCTCGTTGGGGCCTCCGGCCGACACCAACAAGCCGTACGCGGTCCGGCTGCATGCACTACTCGAAGGGCTCACCTTCCCTAAAGGGCTGGGGCGGCCGAGGGCTGGAACTCGTCTGGCTGAAGACGGTCATCCGTTTTCCGTGCTGGTCTGCCTGATGCGCGCAGGTCAAGTCCTGTTTGGCTTGTCTTGTGATCTTGTAGGCGGGTAAAGGCTGTCGGCACCGTCGGATAGCCTGCGTGGGTGCCTTCTCGCACCCCTTCGGCGACCCTGATGATCGGCCAGTTCGTGGAGCACGCCCGCATGCCCGGGATCGGCCGGGTAGCGGAACGGGCCGGTGACCTGGTCCGGGTCGACGCGTTCGAATCGGTGGCCTCGCCGGTCGCCGCGTCGTGGTGGGTGCTGGCCGAGGAGTGTCAGCCGGTGCGCCTGCTGGAACAAACCCGGGTGTATTGGCACGACCCCGACACCGGTCGCTGGCTGGCCGGGCGGGTGATCGGCGGTGGTCCGGATTTGTACTTCGTACGCATCCGGAACCGTGACCGCGACTTCCAGGTACCGCAAGAGGAACTGCGGGTGCGGTGGGATCGCCGGATCCAGTCTCCGGTGGAAGTCCTGGCCGCAGGCGCCCACGAGTCGCCTCATTTCCGGGACGCACGGCTGCCCATGCTCGGTAGCCTCGTGGCGCAGCGGGCAGCCTGCGCCAGTCTGCCGGCACTTCTCTCCGCAGGCGTCGAGATCTATACCCACCAGGTTCAGGCCGCCATGACCGTGCTCAGCGACCCTGTCCAGCGGTACCTGCTGGCCGACGAGGTGGGGCTCGGGAAAACCATCGAAGCTGGTCTGGTCATCCGACAGCATCTGCTCGACCGGCCCGCGTCCCGGATTCTCATCGTCGCGCCCGACGTGCTGCGCCGGCAGTGGCAGGCCGAACTGAAGACCAAGTTCTACATCGATGACTTCCCGGCCGCCACCGTGCGGATCACCAGCCACGAAACCCCCGACCGGTGGCCGGACTACCATGGCTTCGACCTCGTCATCGTGGACGAGGCACACCGCCTATGCCGCACCGACGACCCGAACCAGAGCCCGTACCGTGACTTGACCCTACTGGCCCACTCGACGCCGCGGCTGCTGCTGCTGTCGGCCACCCCGACCACCGCCCGCCCCGAAACGCACCTGGCCCTGCTGCACCTGCTCGACCCCACCCTCTACCGATGGCAGGACCGTGCCCAGTTCACGGCCCGGTTCCAGGACCGTAGAACGCTGGCGAGGGCGGTGCACAGTCTCGACGCGGACTTCGAACCACTGATACCCAGCGCCATCGACGAGATCGCGGCACTGATCCCGGAAGACACCGCCTTCCGACGGCTCGCCGACGACGTGACCGGCCTGCTCACAGCCCACGGGGACCTGCAGGACGAGGCCCTTCGACCCGTGCTGCGCGTGCGGGTGGATGGCCTTCGCGCGCACATCAGCGAGACCTACCGGCTGCACCGCCGCGTCATCCGGCACCGCCGCCACAATGTCCTCGCCGCCAGCGCCGACTCCGAGGCGCTACCGTTCGAAGTCACTGGACGTCGCCGACCCGAACCCATCGCCATGCCAGCCGGGCGTGCCATGCGCGCCTGTGACGTCCTGCTGGGCTGGCAACAGCAGGTGAGCCACTGGCTGCTGGACCAGGGAGCAGAGCAGCACGCCGACGCCTATGGCCAGGTCCTGGCCGTCCTGTCCTCTCGCGTAGACGACCTGACCCAGGACCTACACGATGCGCTGCGCTGGCGGGTGCACCGCGACGAAGCCGCAGCCACCCGCGCCGGCCTCACCGCCGACGAGCGGCACCTGCTCGCATCGCCCGCAGTCCTGGCAGCGGACGAGCTCGCTCTCGACAAGCTCGCCGACGACCGCGGCGAAACCGAGTTCGACCCGCGCCCACTGGCGCGTGCGGCGGCCCAACACTGCCGGACAGTGGTCTTCTGCGGTGCCGGTAGCCTCGCCGGCCGACTCGCGGACTGCTTCAACGACCGGAAGGGCCTCAACATCCACGAGCACTCCCACCGGCGCAGCGCAGAGGACAACGCGGCGGCCGTCGACCAGTGGCGCGCAGACGGCGGCGTCCTCGTGGCCGACGACAGCGCCGAGGACGGAGTGAACCTGCAGGACGCGGACGCTGTCATCCACGTCAGGCTGCCTTGGTCACCGAACCGATGCGAGCAGCGACTCGGCCGGATCGACCGGTTCGCCGGAGTCTTCGGTGCAGCGCGGCAGCCGGCACCGCAACTCGTCGTCCAGGTCGGAGTCGACGATCAAGACTTCACTACGGCCTGGTCCGCGCTGCTCACCCACTGCCTCAGGATTTTCGACGACTCGGTCTCCGCCCTGCAGGAAGCCTTGGACGGGATCGCCGGATCGGTCTGGGAAGCAGCCCTCCGCGATGGCCCTGCCGCCATGCTCCGCACCGCGACCAGTGTGACAGAGACCCTAACCCGGGAGCGCCGGGACATCGACGGCATGGACATGCTCGAGGCCGTGCACCAGGCGGCGCTCGGTCGCAGTGTGGCGGAGTCCACAAACGCCCTGGAAGTCGAATGGCGGCAACACGAGCGGGCGATGCGCGGTTACGCCGGCGACAACCCCGGTGGGTTGCGCTTCCGCTGCCGGACCCGGGTGGACGTCCAGCACGCCCTCCGGTTCGAGCGTGGTCCGCTGCTGGTGTCCCCCCGGCTGCTGTCACTCGCCGGGCACGCTGTGCCCACAGCGGCGATGGAGGGCACCTTCAACCGCAACACGGCGCTTCGCCACCCTGAGCTTCGACTCCTGCGGCTGGGCAACCCGTTCGTCGACGTGCTGGCCCGCGTGGTCACCGTCGACGACCGTGGGCAGGCAACGGCGTACTGGCGGCGTGGGTATCACGGTGTCGCCCCTCAGCCATACTTCGGCCTGGACTTCCTGGTCGAGGCCGACATCGATCCGGCGTTGGAGACCGTCGCCGACCGGGCCGACGCCCAGCGGGCACTGCGCCGGCAGGCAGACGCGATCTTCCCGCCGTTCCTGCAGCGCGTCTGGCTGACGGCAGGTAGCGAAGTCGCCATCGTGGACCGACAGTTGCTGGCATGGCTCGACGCCCGCTACAGCCCAGAGCGCGGAGACGTCAACCTCAGCGACGCCAGAGTCAACGCACTATGGGAATGGTTCGGCGGCCCCGACGCGTTCGCCGCCGCCGCCCGGCAAGCCGAACAGCACGGCCGGATCGAACTGATTCGCTCGGCAGACCTCCTCGCTCGCGGACAGCAGGCGCGAGCGGAGGCAGAGCGCGCCCTGGCGATCCGGCAGGCACAGGCCCAGGCCCGGCAACGAGCGGGCCGGTTGCTGTCCGACACCGAGAGTTATCTCGACGACGTCAATGTGACCTCCGCGCTGGTCAGCGGGCTTGGCCGGCCCCGGTTGCGACTGATGGCGATCACCTGTCTCGTCGGCGGCCCATTGCCGTTGGAGCCGCCGAGTGTCTGACGCCTGGGCCGACGCGCAAGCACTGTGGTCGCTGTGGCCCGACCCTGAAGCCGCCCACCCCACGGATGCCACCGTCACCCGGCTCCGCGACGCCCTGAGCGGTCTGGCCAACGGTGAGACGGGTTGGCGTGACGCGGCGGCCCTTACCCGCCAGATCCTGTTGGAGCAGCAGGCACGCCGCCACGGCAGTTGGCCCTTGGAGGTGCCTATCGGCCCGGCGTTGCCCGGCCGAGAACAGTGGGAGCAGGCTGGCTGCCAGGCGTTGACTACACCGGCCGGGCTATCGCTGACCGCCCAGGCATGGCATCCGCCCACCCCATCGGGGGAGGCGAACCAGGCTGCCGACCAAGAGATGGCCGAGGTCTACGCCGGACAAGCAGGCACGCCGCCGCCGCATCCTGCCGATCCGTTCTGGACGCGAACCCTCGGCCCGCGCTACCAGCACTACACCTCCGTCGGACAGCGGGAAGCAGCGCGCTCCATCGTGACGGCGCCGCCAGGCAGTTGCCTCATCGTGTGCCTGCCCACCGGCCAGGGCAAAACCGAACTGGCCTGGGCGGCAGCCATACCCGCGACACGCCAGCGTGGAGTGGCCGTCATCGTCGTGCCCACCATCGTGCTGGCCATGGACATGGAGCGTCGACTCCGCGGACTGCTCGCCGAACGCGGCGAGCACGCCAGCCCCAGCGGTCACTACGCCTACACCGGCGGCCTCGCCGCCGACATCAAGCAGGCCATCCGCCGGGACATCCGACAGGGCCGCCAGCGGGTGGTCATCGCAGCGCCCGAAGCGCTGCTGGGTGGCCTCAACTCAGCGCTTGACACCGCAGCGCGCCAAGGCCATCTCACTCACCTCATCATCGACGAGGCGCACCTCGTCGAACAGTGGGGCAACGAATTCCGCCCCGAGTTCCAGGCCATCGCCGGACAGCGCCGCACCTGGATCACGCTAGCACCGCCGGGGCGCGCGCCGGTCACCCTGGCCATGAGCGCCACCCTGACCCGCCAGCAGATCCACACCCTCCAGCACCTGTTCGGCACAGCAGGATTGACCGAACTGGTATGGGCTGCACAGACCCGGCGCGAGCCCAGCTACTTCATCGACGAGTACGAGACGGAAGCCGCTCGCAACGCTGCCGTCCTGCACGCCGTCAGCGCCCTGCCCCGACCGATGATCCTCTACACCACGCGTAAGCGCGACGCGCAGGCATGGGCACAGCGGTTACGCGATGCCGGTTTCCGGCGCCTGGTCGTGGTCACCGGCGACCTCGACGACACCGCGCGCCGCGCCGCCGTGATGGGTTGGCGCGGTGAAGACGCTGACGGCCGCCCAGCACGCACTCGCTACGACATCGTCGTGGGCACGTCCGCCTTCGGACTCGGGCTCGACATGGCCAACGTCCGCACCGTCATCCACGCCTGCGTACCGGAGACCCTCGACCGCTACTACCAGGAGGTCGGCCGTGGCGGCCGAGACCGCCGCCCGGCGATCGCCTACCTAGCCAGCGCACCCTCCGACTACCCGCTCGCCACCCGGATCAACCGAGAGGTCGTGATCAGCGCCGACAAGGGCTGGGACCGCTGGGGCAGCATGCGCCGATCTGCGACCAACCTCGGCCACGGCACCTACGACATCGGCCTCGACACGCTGCCGACCT
Coding sequences within:
- the dbpB gene encoding DGQHR domain-containing protein DpdB produces the protein MTTTRRDLPAGTPSELRLPALKIQQGRGRSLYTFAMDGKLVPQIATVSRIRRDETTELHGYQRPEVLAHVAAIRRYIETDDSPLLPNAIVIAFDERVRFEPNPATAAGPSYVETGTLVIPLIDGPEHNRPGFIVDGQQRCAAIRDANIDAFPVSISAFIANDTADQRSQFILVNSTKALPKGLIHELLPGASGALPTPLRVRQLPATLLEKLNFDELRSPLYRMIQMPTNPGGHVKDNSVLRMLENSLSDGALYRFRNDEALPYTGEMFTLLCNFWAAVKQVFPDAWNKPPRRSRLMHGAGIISMGYLMDAISHVRDDGNGIIESDEFAADLKVIADDCHWTEGEWVFSDGVARKWNDIQNTPRDIHRVADFLQSRYRSSQVARGR
- the dpdE gene encoding protein DpdE; protein product: MPSRTPSATLMIGQFVEHARMPGIGRVAERAGDLVRVDAFESVASPVAASWWVLAEECQPVRLLEQTRVYWHDPDTGRWLAGRVIGGGPDLYFVRIRNRDRDFQVPQEELRVRWDRRIQSPVEVLAAGAHESPHFRDARLPMLGSLVAQRAACASLPALLSAGVEIYTHQVQAAMTVLSDPVQRYLLADEVGLGKTIEAGLVIRQHLLDRPASRILIVAPDVLRRQWQAELKTKFYIDDFPAATVRITSHETPDRWPDYHGFDLVIVDEAHRLCRTDDPNQSPYRDLTLLAHSTPRLLLLSATPTTARPETHLALLHLLDPTLYRWQDRAQFTARFQDRRTLARAVHSLDADFEPLIPSAIDEIAALIPEDTAFRRLADDVTGLLTAHGDLQDEALRPVLRVRVDGLRAHISETYRLHRRVIRHRRHNVLAASADSEALPFEVTGRRRPEPIAMPAGRAMRACDVLLGWQQQVSHWLLDQGAEQHADAYGQVLAVLSSRVDDLTQDLHDALRWRVHRDEAAATRAGLTADERHLLASPAVLAADELALDKLADDRGETEFDPRPLARAAAQHCRTVVFCGAGSLAGRLADCFNDRKGLNIHEHSHRRSAEDNAAAVDQWRADGGVLVADDSAEDGVNLQDADAVIHVRLPWSPNRCEQRLGRIDRFAGVFGAARQPAPQLVVQVGVDDQDFTTAWSALLTHCLRIFDDSVSALQEALDGIAGSVWEAALRDGPAAMLRTATSVTETLTRERRDIDGMDMLEAVHQAALGRSVAESTNALEVEWRQHERAMRGYAGDNPGGLRFRCRTRVDVQHALRFERGPLLVSPRLLSLAGHAVPTAAMEGTFNRNTALRHPELRLLRLGNPFVDVLARVVTVDDRGQATAYWRRGYHGVAPQPYFGLDFLVEADIDPALETVADRADAQRALRRQADAIFPPFLQRVWLTAGSEVAIVDRQLLAWLDARYSPERGDVNLSDARVNALWEWFGGPDAFAAAARQAEQHGRIELIRSADLLARGQQARAEAERALAIRQAQAQARQRAGRLLSDTESYLDDVNVTSALVSGLGRPRLRLMAITCLVGGPLPLEPPSV
- the dpdF gene encoding protein DpdF, which codes for MSDAWADAQALWSLWPDPEAAHPTDATVTRLRDALSGLANGETGWRDAAALTRQILLEQQARRHGSWPLEVPIGPALPGREQWEQAGCQALTTPAGLSLTAQAWHPPTPSGEANQAADQEMAEVYAGQAGTPPPHPADPFWTRTLGPRYQHYTSVGQREAARSIVTAPPGSCLIVCLPTGQGKTELAWAAAIPATRQRGVAVIVVPTIVLAMDMERRLRGLLAERGEHASPSGHYAYTGGLAADIKQAIRRDIRQGRQRVVIAAPEALLGGLNSALDTAARQGHLTHLIIDEAHLVEQWGNEFRPEFQAIAGQRRTWITLAPPGRAPVTLAMSATLTRQQIHTLQHLFGTAGLTELVWAAQTRREPSYFIDEYETEAARNAAVLHAVSALPRPMILYTTRKRDAQAWAQRLRDAGFRRLVVVTGDLDDTARRAAVMGWRGEDADGRPARTRYDIVVGTSAFGLGLDMANVRTVIHACVPETLDRYYQEVGRGGRDRRPAIAYLASAPSDYPLATRINREVVISADKGWDRWGSMRRSATNLGHGTYDIGLDTLPTYIPEESGHSRQWNVRTLNLMAQAKLIALETPQPPKRQTEEPEEQWQRRLDEYHERSDARVIAHVRDGRTNDHAFWQQTFEAQRRLVTTEQTAALAHLRQVIKGDRCVGEILSGYYRVPWCGGTLPTTINCRGCPACRRRTPSRAGGGYYRSAGEPLPGMVCWPNQPDPLEHLRGSTSWMSLWWRDNAIRDDLLPQLLTQLARRGVSVIVGPGASTELTVKVQHGAWPRPVIVDSDASLVDGYGGPLIWISDERPSLPLEVRTRLAAGAPTYLVHPRELPDPERPHLRLCQTCDVSLPITTALGAL